Proteins encoded together in one Calditrichota bacterium window:
- a CDS encoding WD40 repeat domain-containing protein: protein MCWLLVGLLFVACREKGDGCNSCGQLTPPFLVVGSAVHGELAFFDLRDLHLIQKESLLGWATACELVPSGNGLLVADNESGALLLYGLSEFGLLTHVSIAGTPTDLRVARSSATGHLITNNSRYYRFPLSTFDPDTMFTGENPRRIRMRPIGDQSAWIACRGDSTVRAIKEQGFFEEMSISFPSPCTDVAFSPDGLLAYCAVPGNDAIYVLDAGTGIFVDSLNFNSTIVDLCMSQQGHYLLAVDSADGDAKLFDLEHGIDESMNFGDSAIRPGFSVSSHAFFVICPAESRVLRLDPFVSPPRVTDTLDVDPIPQCLSFLE from the coding sequence TTGTGCTGGCTGCTGGTCGGACTTTTGTTCGTCGCATGCCGCGAAAAAGGAGATGGCTGTAACAGTTGTGGCCAACTTACGCCACCGTTTCTCGTCGTGGGAAGTGCGGTGCACGGTGAGTTGGCTTTTTTTGATCTGCGGGACCTCCACCTCATTCAAAAAGAATCTTTGCTCGGTTGGGCGACCGCGTGTGAACTTGTACCCTCCGGGAACGGACTGCTGGTTGCCGACAATGAATCGGGAGCACTCCTGCTCTACGGCCTGAGCGAGTTCGGGCTGCTGACGCACGTCTCGATTGCGGGCACTCCCACCGACTTGCGCGTCGCGCGTTCGTCCGCGACAGGTCATCTCATTACCAACAACTCTCGGTACTACCGTTTTCCGCTCTCAACTTTCGATCCCGATACGATGTTCACGGGAGAAAATCCGCGCAGGATTCGTATGCGGCCGATTGGTGACCAGTCCGCGTGGATTGCCTGCCGCGGAGACAGTACGGTTCGCGCAATCAAAGAACAGGGCTTCTTTGAAGAAATGAGCATCTCGTTTCCGTCACCCTGCACGGACGTCGCTTTCTCACCTGACGGTCTCCTTGCATATTGTGCCGTTCCCGGCAATGACGCGATTTATGTCCTCGATGCGGGCACAGGTATCTTTGTTGACTCTTTGAATTTCAACAGCACAATTGTTGACTTGTGTATGTCTCAGCAAGGACATTACCTGCTCGCGGTCGATTCGGCGGATGGAGATGCTAAGCTGTTCGACTTGGAGCATGGTATCGACGAATCTATGAATTTCGGCGACAGCGCAATCCGACCCGGTTTCTCAGTTTCATCACATGCGTTCTTTGTCATTTGTCCGGCGGAAAGCCGCGTTTTGAGACTCGATCCGTTCGTCTCGCCTCCGCGTGTTACGGATACGCTTGATGTCGATCCGATTCCTCAATGCCTGTCGTTCTTGGAGTAG
- the ribD gene encoding bifunctional diaminohydroxyphosphoribosylaminopyrimidine deaminase/5-amino-6-(5-phosphoribosylamino)uracil reductase RibD, which translates to MSDRPVSEKRVKLSEDERFMRMALREAEKGAGFVSPNPLVGAIAVKNGKVLAKAYHRKFGDLHAETALLKKLTEDEARGATVYVNLEPCCHVGKTAPCTTALMNAGVKKVVIAHQDPNPLVNGNGMTILSDSGIEVRVGVCEAEARRLNAPFLTFMTKGRPWILLKIAQSLDGRIALANGESRWITGQASRTEVHRLRTKLDALLVGVQTVLDDDPLLNVRHVKGRDPVRVIADSRLRIPESSHILSHKDQSKTWILTTDGVDEQKVARLKQLGVVVIFCRQAPDGRVDMKHAMREIARRDVTSVLVEGGGTVHASLLTDGLWDELIVAVAPMLIGADGRPSVGELGLETLQKAPRLTTHRQEMFDEDHWYYLERDVHGHC; encoded by the coding sequence GTGAGCGATAGACCGGTGTCTGAAAAGCGTGTGAAACTTTCTGAAGACGAGCGCTTCATGCGCATGGCTCTGAGGGAAGCGGAAAAGGGCGCGGGATTTGTCAGTCCGAATCCGCTCGTTGGTGCGATTGCGGTCAAAAACGGCAAAGTACTTGCCAAAGCCTATCACCGCAAATTCGGCGACTTGCATGCGGAAACCGCACTCCTGAAAAAACTCACCGAAGACGAAGCCCGGGGTGCTACCGTATACGTCAATCTCGAACCGTGCTGCCATGTCGGCAAAACGGCTCCCTGCACGACAGCATTGATGAATGCGGGCGTCAAGAAAGTCGTCATTGCTCATCAAGATCCCAATCCACTGGTTAACGGCAATGGCATGACGATCCTTTCCGATTCAGGTATCGAAGTGCGGGTTGGAGTTTGCGAAGCCGAAGCAAGGCGGCTCAATGCACCGTTTCTGACATTTATGACGAAGGGGAGACCGTGGATACTCTTGAAGATCGCGCAGAGTCTTGACGGCAGGATTGCACTTGCAAACGGGGAATCACGATGGATTACCGGCCAGGCGTCGCGCACCGAAGTACACAGACTGCGCACGAAACTTGACGCACTCTTGGTTGGTGTCCAAACTGTTTTGGACGATGATCCGCTCTTGAACGTGCGGCACGTAAAAGGGCGGGATCCGGTTCGAGTTATCGCCGACTCGAGGCTGCGAATTCCGGAAAGTTCGCACATCTTGTCGCACAAGGATCAATCGAAGACCTGGATTCTCACCACGGACGGCGTGGACGAACAAAAGGTCGCGAGACTCAAACAGCTTGGAGTGGTCGTGATTTTCTGCAGGCAGGCTCCCGATGGCCGCGTCGATATGAAGCATGCTATGCGCGAAATCGCCCGCCGGGATGTAACGTCTGTTCTGGTGGAAGGTGGCGGCACCGTCCATGCTTCGCTGTTGACTGACGGACTTTGGGATGAACTGATTGTCGCCGTCGCCCCAATGCTTATCGGAGCCGACGGTCGTCCCAGCGTGGGAGAGCTTGGATTGGAGACGCTGCAAAAAGCTCCGCGTCTGACTACTCATCGTCAAGAGATGTTTGACGAAGATCATTGGTACTATTTGGAGAGAGATGTTCACGGGCATTGTTGA
- the ispD gene encoding 2-C-methyl-D-erythritol 4-phosphate cytidylyltransferase produces the protein MHVDRLSYALLIPAAGRGERLGAPVSKALVLLNEKPLVWWALNAFVDDARLKNIVVATSPDDRNDFAESLATHPLSDVIHLTIGGETRQDSVGKALECVDENIDKILVHDAARPLLTRIVIDNVLSALENSVAAVPGIPVTDTIKIADKSMTVVETPPREKLFAVQTPQGVRAKEFRKAHLLARERIVQCTDDVALIETFSLGTVKIVPGDPRNLKITHPHELPRAEAILRGELLP, from the coding sequence TTGCATGTTGATCGTTTGAGTTACGCGCTGCTCATTCCCGCCGCGGGCAGGGGAGAGCGGCTCGGCGCGCCCGTCTCAAAGGCGCTCGTTCTTCTAAATGAAAAACCGTTGGTCTGGTGGGCGCTGAATGCGTTCGTTGATGACGCGCGGTTGAAGAATATTGTCGTCGCCACGTCCCCGGATGACCGCAACGACTTCGCAGAGAGTCTTGCGACTCATCCGCTGTCAGACGTGATTCACCTTACCATTGGCGGTGAGACACGGCAAGACTCCGTCGGCAAAGCACTTGAGTGTGTGGATGAAAACATCGACAAAATTCTCGTCCACGACGCCGCCCGCCCGCTGCTTACGCGCATAGTGATTGACAACGTCCTTTCCGCTCTCGAAAATTCCGTGGCCGCTGTTCCCGGTATCCCCGTCACGGATACGATCAAGATTGCCGACAAATCTATGACCGTGGTCGAAACTCCGCCTCGCGAAAAACTCTTCGCGGTCCAAACTCCGCAGGGAGTTCGAGCAAAAGAGTTCCGCAAGGCTCACCTGCTCGCTCGCGAACGAATTGTCCAATGCACTGACGACGTCGCCTTGATCGAGACTTTCTCTCTCGGGACCGTAAAAATCGTTCCCGGCGATCCTCGCAACTTGAAAATTACTCATCCCCATGAATTGCCGCGCGCTGAAGCCATTCTGCGCGGTGAACTACTTCCCTGA
- the queA gene encoding tRNA preQ1(34) S-adenosylmethionine ribosyltransferase-isomerase QueA, with amino-acid sequence MPVTSAVYEPRGVQTIPRLSDFKYNLPEKLIAQSPLERRDMSRMLVVDRETKDIRDEMFSDIGNYMTKGDVVVVNSTRVFPARLFGYKEKTEAEIEVFLLRKLTEELWEVLVKPARKVRTGNNIIIGDEIVCEVIDNTTSGGRVVRFHYEGDFAELVEKYGKPPLPPYIRREPTPDDKDRYQTIFADESGAVAAPTAGLHFTKEMVTKLKRKGVEFVPICLHVGLGTFRPVQVEDLSRHRMDSEYYDVTQSAVDSINGAIERGNRIFAIGTSVTRTLETVANFSGGIKPQAGWTDKFIYPPYHFKVVDRLLTNFHLPGSTLLMLVSAFSDREFIMKAYRHAVKEKYRFYSYGDCMLIV; translated from the coding sequence ATGCCCGTTACTTCCGCAGTCTATGAACCCCGGGGTGTGCAGACGATTCCTCGTCTTTCGGATTTTAAGTATAACTTGCCGGAAAAACTGATCGCTCAGTCTCCGCTCGAGCGCCGCGACATGTCGCGCATGCTCGTTGTAGACCGCGAGACGAAAGACATTCGCGACGAAATGTTCTCGGATATCGGCAACTATATGACCAAAGGCGACGTCGTCGTTGTCAACTCCACGCGCGTGTTTCCCGCGCGTCTGTTCGGCTACAAGGAAAAGACGGAAGCCGAAATCGAAGTCTTCCTGCTCCGCAAACTCACTGAAGAGTTGTGGGAAGTCTTGGTCAAGCCCGCGCGCAAAGTCCGCACCGGCAACAACATCATCATCGGGGACGAAATCGTCTGCGAAGTCATCGACAACACCACCAGCGGTGGCCGCGTCGTGCGCTTCCATTACGAAGGCGACTTCGCCGAACTGGTAGAGAAATACGGCAAACCGCCGCTGCCGCCCTACATCCGCCGCGAGCCGACGCCAGACGACAAGGACCGCTATCAAACGATCTTCGCCGACGAATCCGGTGCCGTCGCCGCTCCGACCGCGGGCCTGCACTTCACGAAAGAAATGGTCACAAAGCTGAAGCGCAAAGGCGTCGAGTTCGTGCCCATCTGCCTGCACGTCGGACTTGGTACTTTTCGTCCCGTGCAAGTCGAAGACCTCTCGCGGCATCGCATGGACTCGGAGTACTACGACGTGACTCAGAGTGCGGTGGACAGCATCAACGGCGCGATCGAGCGCGGCAATCGAATCTTCGCGATCGGAACGTCGGTCACGAGAACTCTTGAAACAGTCGCCAACTTCAGCGGCGGCATCAAACCGCAAGCCGGCTGGACGGACAAGTTCATCTATCCGCCGTACCACTTCAAAGTCGTCGACCGCCTGCTGACGAATTTCCATCTCCCGGGGTCCACGCTACTCATGCTCGTGTCCGCGTTCAGCGACCGCGAGTTCATTATGAAGGCCTATCGCCACGCCGTCAAAGAGAAGTACCGCTTCTATAGCTACGGCGATTGCATGTTGATCGTTTGA
- the ruvA gene encoding Holliday junction branch migration protein RuvA, whose protein sequence is MIDSVRGRIAAKSPAEVVVDVHGLSLSARISLTTYDKLPSVGNEAQIFTRLFVREEQFDLFGFSSRDERWVFDELISISGVGPKLALTMLSGMPATDVREAIAAGDSARLKAVRGIGAKIADRIVLELGKKFAGASVEWPVSTSTTGSSAVIQARQALQALGLSPAEIEKSLDAARAQNIDDVELIIKFALRKN, encoded by the coding sequence ATGATTGACTCCGTTCGCGGTCGCATTGCGGCGAAATCTCCTGCCGAAGTCGTTGTCGATGTTCACGGACTGTCGTTGTCGGCGAGAATCTCTTTGACCACGTATGACAAGTTGCCTTCTGTTGGAAACGAAGCGCAGATTTTTACAAGACTCTTTGTGCGAGAAGAGCAATTCGATCTGTTTGGATTTTCGTCGCGAGACGAACGCTGGGTCTTTGACGAATTGATTTCCATCAGCGGAGTCGGTCCGAAGCTCGCATTGACGATGTTGTCCGGTATGCCCGCTACCGACGTGCGGGAAGCCATTGCTGCCGGTGATTCTGCCAGGCTGAAAGCTGTCCGCGGCATCGGAGCGAAAATCGCCGATCGGATCGTGCTCGAACTTGGCAAGAAATTCGCCGGAGCATCCGTCGAGTGGCCCGTGTCCACCTCCACAACCGGATCGTCGGCGGTGATTCAGGCAAGACAAGCCTTGCAAGCGCTCGGTCTGTCGCCTGCCGAGATCGAAAAAAGCCTCGATGCTGCGCGCGCGCAGAACATAGACGACGTCGAACTGATTATCAAATTTGCTTTGCGCAAGAACTAA
- a CDS encoding riboflavin synthase: MFTGIVEAVGKVAEFSDGDMFRKIRIVGPKWIDELPLGASLALNGCCTTSIASDKQGFTCELMRITLEKTSLGKLEIDSEVNLERPLKFGAELGGHLVQGHVDGQGKVKSIRQDGDNRVYEFELPPELMKYVVHTGSISVDGVSLTAAEVRTTSVVIGIIPHTYQNTVFHNYQVGDLVNIEVDMVGKYIEKLLPDKLRVAEARGIV; this comes from the coding sequence ATGTTCACGGGCATTGTTGAAGCCGTCGGCAAAGTTGCTGAGTTCTCCGACGGCGATATGTTTCGCAAAATTCGCATCGTTGGTCCTAAATGGATCGACGAGTTGCCGCTGGGTGCAAGTCTGGCCTTGAACGGCTGCTGCACCACGTCGATTGCATCGGACAAACAGGGATTCACCTGCGAACTGATGCGGATTACGTTGGAAAAGACCTCGCTCGGAAAACTTGAAATCGACAGCGAGGTAAATCTCGAACGACCGCTGAAATTTGGCGCTGAACTTGGCGGACACCTCGTGCAAGGGCATGTAGACGGCCAAGGCAAGGTCAAGTCGATTCGTCAAGACGGCGACAATCGAGTCTATGAATTCGAATTGCCGCCTGAACTAATGAAATATGTCGTGCACACCGGCTCGATTTCCGTGGACGGAGTTTCGCTCACGGCTGCCGAAGTGCGCACAACAAGTGTTGTCATCGGAATCATTCCGCACACGTATCAAAATACCGTGTTCCACAACTATCAAGTCGGCGATCTCGTCAATATTGAGGTCGATATGGTGGGGAAGTACATTGAGAAGTTGTTGCCCGATAAACTGCGAGTCGCGGAAGCACGAGGCATAGTATGA
- the ruvB gene encoding Holliday junction branch migration DNA helicase RuvB — MPRLIEPVLQEDEQVVELSLRPNTFNEFVGQQRVKEQLSIFLKAARDRGEALDHCLFYGPPGLGKTTLSHLIAKEMGTQVRVTTGPVLERPADLAGLLTNLQHGDILFVDEIHRLSSSIEEYLYPAMEDFRLDILIDKGAAARTLQLNLNKFTLVGATTRAGLLSSPLRSRFGVTLRLDYYSPEELVEILRRTARLLNTNCTEDGLREIASRSRGTPRVANRLLRRVRDVAQVKGADIVTPELAHEALRLLEIDDFGLDDLDKRLMLALLEKFRGGPVGLGTLAVTVGEDEGTLEELCEPYLIRQGFLERTSRGRQATIRAFEHFGVRRSAADQTRLL, encoded by the coding sequence ATGCCGCGCTTAATCGAACCCGTTTTGCAGGAAGACGAACAAGTTGTTGAGCTAAGTCTTCGGCCCAACACCTTCAACGAGTTTGTCGGTCAGCAGCGTGTCAAAGAGCAGCTTTCGATTTTCTTGAAAGCGGCGCGCGATCGCGGCGAAGCCCTTGACCACTGTCTGTTCTATGGCCCGCCCGGTTTGGGCAAAACTACGCTGTCGCACCTGATTGCAAAGGAAATGGGTACACAGGTGCGAGTGACTACGGGCCCCGTGCTTGAACGCCCCGCAGATCTTGCTGGACTGCTGACAAATTTGCAGCACGGTGATATTCTCTTCGTCGACGAAATTCACCGGCTGAGTTCGAGCATCGAAGAATATCTCTATCCGGCCATGGAAGATTTCCGGCTGGATATTCTGATTGACAAAGGCGCCGCCGCGCGTACTCTGCAACTGAACTTGAATAAGTTCACCTTGGTCGGCGCCACGACTCGCGCGGGATTGTTGTCATCACCGTTGCGTTCGCGATTCGGTGTCACATTGAGACTCGACTACTATTCACCCGAAGAGTTAGTCGAAATTCTCCGTAGGACGGCCAGACTTCTGAACACGAATTGCACCGAAGACGGCTTGCGCGAAATTGCATCGAGATCGCGCGGCACTCCCCGAGTCGCCAACCGTCTTTTGCGTAGAGTGCGCGACGTTGCGCAAGTCAAAGGTGCAGACATCGTCACTCCCGAACTCGCGCACGAAGCGTTGAGACTCTTAGAGATCGACGACTTCGGACTTGATGATCTCGACAAACGCTTGATGCTTGCTCTCTTGGAAAAATTCCGAGGCGGTCCCGTAGGTTTGGGGACTCTTGCAGTCACCGTAGGAGAAGATGAAGGCACGCTCGAAGAACTCTGCGAGCCTTATCTGATTCGCCAAGGATTTTTGGAAAGGACGTCGCGCGGACGTCAGGCTACTATTCGCGCATTTGAACATTTCGGAGTGCGGCGCAGTGCCGCCGACCAAACTCGTCTTCTGTAA
- the ribA gene encoding GTP cyclohydrolase II, whose amino-acid sequence MSENNLNGNRAFLDSFEDGLRDIANGKMVIVVDDEDRENEGDLVQASVFITPESVNFMAAHGRGMICACLTDERCRALNLRQQVAENTAKLGTAFTESVDYLYGTTTGISAFDRAKTIHALIDPSTKPSDLGRPGHIHPLRAHPGGVLARPGQTEATVDLARLAGLIPSGVLCEVMGDDGKMLRGNELRAYADKHGLKIISVEQIAIHRAQNEIFMEERVRVPFPNKFGRFTLAHFVDSIKGDDHLAIIKEPLDLTKPVLVRAHSECLTGDVFGSGRCDCGAQLEAALRRMEDEGSGVLVYLRQEGRGIGLAAKLQAYKLQDNGLDTVEANLKLGFKADLRGYAACAQILKLLGVKQVRLITNNPAKLDDLRKYGMEIVERVPALSEPTNANRKYLAAKRDKLGHLIELK is encoded by the coding sequence ATGAGCGAAAATAATTTGAACGGCAACCGCGCCTTTCTCGATTCGTTCGAAGATGGACTGCGCGACATAGCAAATGGAAAAATGGTCATCGTCGTCGACGATGAAGACCGTGAAAATGAAGGCGATCTGGTTCAAGCCAGCGTCTTCATCACTCCGGAATCCGTGAATTTCATGGCCGCGCACGGCCGCGGAATGATCTGCGCGTGCTTGACCGATGAACGGTGTCGCGCGTTGAATCTGCGACAGCAGGTTGCCGAAAACACGGCGAAGCTCGGTACGGCTTTCACCGAATCGGTCGATTATTTGTATGGTACGACGACGGGGATTTCCGCTTTTGACCGGGCCAAAACCATCCACGCTTTGATCGATCCGTCGACCAAACCTTCCGATCTGGGCCGTCCCGGACACATTCATCCTCTTCGTGCGCATCCCGGCGGCGTGCTTGCACGTCCCGGCCAAACTGAAGCAACCGTGGATTTGGCGCGCTTGGCCGGACTTATTCCGTCCGGCGTGCTCTGTGAAGTGATGGGCGACGACGGCAAAATGCTGCGCGGCAATGAGTTGCGAGCCTATGCCGATAAACACGGACTGAAGATTATTTCGGTCGAGCAAATCGCCATACATCGTGCCCAAAATGAGATATTTATGGAAGAGCGCGTGCGTGTGCCGTTTCCGAACAAGTTCGGCCGTTTCACCCTTGCGCATTTTGTGGATTCAATCAAAGGCGACGATCATTTGGCGATCATCAAGGAACCGCTCGATCTCACCAAACCCGTCTTGGTTCGGGCCCATTCCGAGTGCTTAACAGGAGATGTATTTGGCAGTGGGAGATGTGACTGCGGTGCCCAACTTGAAGCCGCATTGCGCCGAATGGAGGATGAAGGATCGGGTGTTCTGGTCTATCTGCGGCAAGAAGGCCGTGGTATCGGATTAGCCGCAAAACTGCAAGCATATAAATTGCAAGACAACGGCTTGGACACCGTCGAAGCGAATTTGAAGCTCGGGTTTAAGGCTGACTTGAGAGGCTACGCGGCTTGCGCGCAAATCCTCAAACTGCTCGGTGTAAAACAGGTTCGCTTGATTACCAACAATCCGGCGAAACTGGATGATTTGAGAAAGTACGGCATGGAGATTGTCGAGCGTGTTCCCGCGCTCAGTGAACCAACTAATGCGAATCGAAAATATCTTGCGGCCAAGCGCGACAAACTTGGCCATCTGATCGAATTGAAGTAG
- a CDS encoding D-alanine--D-alanine ligase — MRVLVLCGGATSERIVSLASGDAVAGWVAGLGHDVLKYDPEHVGKVYPSTHKMAPEAIGLDAPAFESSGDFHPHVVRGLLDTIEREKIDLVFPILHGGYGEDGTLQSLLEWVGISYTGSGPLASAVAMHKATAKSLMLQAGIPLAQGFEIPVSELRSPEIVESLIESSLGFPVVVKPMNGGSTIGLSIVRSSSELPAALNQIISQNDGALVEQYFKGREIAATVVNGVALPLVEIRPKDGFYDYSNKYTSGRTEYVCPAELPLDIAEAIRECAEDVFVAVGARGFARVDFLVSEEMFICLELNSLPGMTTTSLVPKAARAYGWSPEQLIEKIIETAWSPVKSVIA; from the coding sequence ATGCGCGTACTTGTCTTGTGCGGAGGCGCGACCTCCGAGCGTATTGTGTCTCTCGCGTCGGGTGATGCCGTCGCAGGGTGGGTAGCTGGGCTTGGCCATGACGTCCTTAAGTACGATCCTGAGCACGTCGGCAAGGTATACCCGAGCACGCACAAAATGGCGCCCGAGGCCATCGGTCTTGATGCGCCGGCATTTGAGTCGTCCGGTGACTTTCACCCACACGTCGTCCGCGGATTGCTGGATACTATTGAGCGTGAGAAGATCGACCTCGTTTTTCCGATCTTGCACGGCGGCTACGGCGAAGACGGAACGCTGCAAAGCCTGCTCGAATGGGTGGGGATATCTTACACCGGTTCCGGTCCCCTTGCAAGTGCCGTCGCAATGCACAAAGCCACAGCAAAGTCCTTGATGCTGCAGGCAGGCATTCCGCTCGCGCAAGGGTTTGAAATTCCCGTCAGTGAACTCCGTTCACCTGAAATAGTCGAATCGCTCATCGAATCTTCACTTGGCTTTCCGGTGGTCGTAAAACCGATGAACGGAGGTTCTACGATTGGACTTTCAATTGTTCGTTCGAGCAGCGAACTTCCTGCGGCGCTAAACCAAATCATTTCGCAAAATGACGGAGCGTTGGTCGAACAATATTTCAAAGGCCGCGAAATTGCCGCGACGGTCGTCAACGGTGTTGCGCTGCCCTTAGTCGAGATTCGTCCCAAAGACGGCTTCTACGACTATTCCAACAAATATACCTCAGGCCGAACCGAGTATGTTTGCCCGGCGGAACTTCCATTGGACATTGCCGAAGCCATACGGGAATGCGCGGAAGATGTATTTGTGGCGGTGGGTGCGCGCGGATTTGCACGCGTGGACTTCCTCGTCAGCGAAGAAATGTTCATTTGCCTCGAGCTTAACTCGCTTCCCGGAATGACCACGACTTCCTTGGTACCAAAGGCCGCGCGCGCTTACGGTTGGTCACCAGAACAATTGATCGAGAAAATTATCGAGACGGCTTGGTCTCCTGTCAAATCGGTGATCGCGTGA
- a CDS encoding glutamate--tRNA ligase: MTKEVRTRYAPSPTGYLHVGGLRTALYNYLFARKMGGKILLRVEDTDRTRLVEGAVENFLEVFDWLGISFDESPKVGGPHAPYVQSERLSLYNDAIKVLAERGHAYPCFCSAERLDQVRAEQQANSKPPMYDRHCRNLSKVESAARIASGESHVWRMAVPDGKTVEIHDVIRGDVSFESSTIDDQVLMKSDGFPTYHLANVVDDHDMRISHVIRGEEWLPSTPKHVLLYNFFGWDVPQFAHLPLLLNPDRSKMSKRSGDVAVEAYREKGILPEALLNFVALLGWHPQDEREFFSLEELIQEFSLERVNKAGAVFDQTKLKWMNTEYLAKMGGDAVWDGVAPLLPGELLEEAAPRVKYAVESLRPGAESFADLATKVVEAFAAADEFASPFDENMLNFIADVSDGLAALPAGNWNDFESLIKEFKSIANSSGAKFGLKGKGIWMTLRQALTGREHGPELGRLVGMWGREGTLNRLHLAVATKLSQDS; encoded by the coding sequence ATGACTAAAGAAGTTCGCACGCGGTACGCTCCCAGTCCGACGGGCTATTTGCACGTCGGCGGTTTGCGCACTGCTCTTTATAATTACCTTTTCGCGCGCAAAATGGGCGGCAAGATTCTCCTGCGCGTTGAGGACACGGATCGCACGCGCTTAGTTGAAGGCGCGGTCGAGAATTTTCTCGAAGTATTCGACTGGCTTGGAATTTCCTTTGACGAAAGCCCGAAGGTCGGCGGCCCGCATGCGCCGTATGTGCAGTCAGAGCGTTTGAGTCTTTACAACGATGCAATCAAAGTCCTCGCCGAGCGTGGACATGCCTATCCGTGTTTCTGCTCTGCCGAGCGACTCGATCAAGTCCGCGCGGAGCAGCAAGCGAACAGCAAGCCGCCGATGTACGACCGTCACTGCCGAAACTTGTCCAAAGTAGAGTCCGCCGCGCGCATCGCCTCAGGTGAATCGCACGTCTGGCGCATGGCCGTTCCTGATGGAAAGACAGTCGAAATCCACGACGTGATTCGCGGCGACGTGAGCTTTGAGTCGTCCACGATTGACGATCAAGTCTTGATGAAGAGCGACGGTTTTCCAACCTATCACTTGGCCAATGTCGTCGATGATCACGATATGCGCATTTCGCATGTGATTCGCGGCGAAGAGTGGCTTCCGTCGACTCCCAAGCACGTACTGCTTTACAATTTCTTCGGCTGGGACGTGCCCCAATTCGCGCATCTCCCCCTACTGTTGAATCCCGACCGTTCCAAGATGTCCAAACGCTCCGGCGATGTGGCGGTCGAAGCCTACCGCGAAAAGGGAATTCTTCCTGAAGCGTTGCTGAATTTCGTGGCATTGCTTGGTTGGCATCCGCAGGACGAACGCGAGTTCTTTTCGCTCGAAGAGTTGATCCAAGAGTTCTCTCTTGAGCGCGTAAACAAAGCCGGTGCGGTCTTCGACCAAACGAAGCTCAAGTGGATGAACACCGAGTATCTGGCGAAGATGGGCGGCGATGCCGTCTGGGACGGCGTCGCGCCGCTTTTGCCCGGAGAGCTGCTCGAGGAAGCCGCTCCTCGTGTCAAGTATGCCGTCGAGTCGCTGCGTCCCGGCGCCGAATCGTTTGCTGACCTTGCGACCAAAGTTGTTGAGGCGTTTGCTGCGGCTGACGAGTTTGCAAGTCCCTTTGATGAAAACATGCTGAATTTTATCGCCGACGTGTCTGACGGTTTGGCCGCGCTTCCCGCGGGGAATTGGAACGATTTCGAGTCGCTGATCAAAGAGTTTAAGTCTATCGCGAACTCTTCAGGCGCGAAATTCGGTTTGAAAGGCAAAGGCATCTGGATGACTTTGCGTCAGGCGCTCACTGGTCGCGAGCACGGACCGGAGCTTGGCCGTTTGGTCGGAATGTGGGGGCGGGAAGGTACTTTGAACCGCTTACATTTGGCTGTCGCAACTAAACTCTCTCAAGATTCTTAA
- a CDS encoding 2-C-methyl-D-erythritol 2,4-cyclodiphosphate synthase: MAATFRVGIGVDAHRFVDGRPLILGGIQIPFAKGLEAHSDGDVLAHAILDALLGAAAAGDKGKLFPPSDPAFKDANSMDLLHEAMMLVSRRGYEIGNVDVSVMCEEPKLGPYHEEMCDAVATALGIAIGQVSIKGTTLEQMGFTGRKEGIAAMATVLLIKRDD; this comes from the coding sequence ATGGCCGCAACTTTTAGAGTTGGTATTGGAGTGGACGCGCATCGCTTTGTCGATGGCCGCCCGCTGATTCTCGGAGGCATTCAGATTCCTTTCGCAAAAGGTCTTGAAGCCCACTCCGACGGCGATGTGCTCGCGCACGCAATTCTCGATGCGCTGCTTGGTGCCGCGGCCGCCGGTGACAAAGGAAAGCTCTTTCCTCCCAGCGATCCGGCATTCAAAGATGCCAATTCCATGGATTTGCTTCACGAGGCAATGATGCTCGTGAGCCGTCGCGGTTACGAAATTGGAAATGTCGACGTCAGTGTTATGTGCGAAGAGCCCAAGCTCGGACCCTATCACGAAGAAATGTGCGATGCCGTCGCAACGGCCTTGGGGATTGCCATTGGTCAAGTATCCATCAAAGGAACAACGCTCGAACAAATGGGCTTCACAGGACGCAAAGAAGGCATCGCTGCGATGGCGACGGTACTACTAATCAAACGAGATGACTAA